The genomic stretch GAACAGTGAGAAAAAGTCTAAGCCCCGACTGACGGTCAAGCGATTTCAGTCCAGGCACAAGAACGGACTTGGGTCTAGGTTGCGAATCAACAAGCTGGAGGTGCACGACAAAGGATTTTTCACGTGCAAGGCCACGAACGGCATTGAGGAAATACAGTCTACCGCAATACTCATTGTCAAAGTCAACCGTTTCAGTGAGTTCgaaaattgtgtatattataatataatctgtgtaTTTTTACTAATCTATGTACTAGTAAAGGGTGGGGAAAATCTGTGAGGGGAGTGCGTTGTTAATTTGGATgatctacctaggtatataattagtGATTGCTA from Acyrthosiphon pisum isolate AL4f unplaced genomic scaffold, pea_aphid_22Mar2018_4r6ur Scaffold_9630;HRSCAF=10230, whole genome shotgun sequence encodes the following:
- the LOC103311614 gene encoding inactive tyrosine-protein kinase transmembrane receptor ROR1-like, yielding MHFVRQLNNITRDSGKSVKLNCEVTGEPPPLRIQWYMNEVPIGGSDGAGGGGGGDGGNSEKKSKPRLTVKRFQSRHKNGLGSRLRINKLEVHDKGFFTCKATNGIEEIQSTAILIVKVNRF